A genomic segment from Flavobacterium litorale encodes:
- a CDS encoding 3-oxoacid CoA-transferase subunit B, which translates to MLDKTGIAKRIAKEVKDGYYVNLGIGIPTLVANFVREDISVEFQSENGVLGMGPFPYEGEEDADIINAGKQTITTLPGASFFDSATSFAMIRGQHVDLTILGAMEVAENGDIANWKIPGKMVKGMGGAMDLVASAENIIVAMMHVNRAGQSKLLKRCSLPLTGVGCVKKVVTELAVLEIVPEGFKLLERAPGVTVAEIQKATEGNLIVAGDIPEMVLD; encoded by the coding sequence ATGTTAGATAAAACAGGAATCGCTAAGAGAATTGCAAAAGAAGTTAAAGACGGCTATTACGTAAACTTAGGTATTGGTATACCTACATTGGTTGCCAATTTTGTACGTGAAGATATATCGGTAGAATTTCAGAGTGAAAATGGCGTATTAGGCATGGGACCTTTCCCGTATGAAGGAGAAGAAGATGCTGACATTATAAATGCAGGAAAACAAACCATAACAACCTTGCCAGGAGCTTCGTTTTTTGACTCGGCAACAAGTTTTGCCATGATACGTGGGCAACATGTAGACTTAACCATATTAGGTGCCATGGAGGTTGCCGAAAATGGTGATATTGCCAACTGGAAAATTCCAGGTAAAATGGTAAAAGGTATGGGCGGTGCTATGGATTTGGTAGCATCGGCAGAAAACATCATCGTAGCCATGATGCACGTAAACAGAGCAGGACAATCTAAACTACTAAAGCGTTGCTCGTTACCCTTAACAGGTGTAGGTTGCGTTAAAAAAGTAGTAACCGAGTTAGCGGTTTTAGAAATTGTTCCAGAAGGATTTAAATTATTAGAGCGCGCTCCGGGAGTAACCGTAGCCGAAATACAAAAAGCTACAGAGGGTAACCTTATTGTAGCAGGAGATATACCCGAAATGGTACTAGATTAG
- a CDS encoding helix-turn-helix transcriptional regulator: MKNNIKVQRAIFNLTQQELAEKIGVSRQTINALEAGKYVPSTVLALKLSDLFQKTVNEIFTLENED; the protein is encoded by the coding sequence ATGAAGAATAATATAAAAGTACAACGTGCCATATTTAACCTAACACAACAGGAATTGGCAGAAAAAATAGGCGTGAGCAGGCAAACCATTAATGCACTAGAAGCAGGAAAGTATGTACCCTCAACCGTATTGGCTTTAAAACTATCTGACCTGTTCCAAAAAACGGTAAACGAAATATTTACGTTAGAAAACGAGGACTAG
- a CDS encoding serine hydrolase domain-containing protein, protein MTFLKKFLLWFVLLLSSIIILMYIFDVDYLLRAVRTIYFRGETTAFLDDYKEFPNRTIPKGTAQPWAEHTDYNKVQPTARLQETHKELKTVAYLIIKNDSIWHESYYDGYGTNSKSNSFSMAKSIVSAALFKAIEEGKIKSLDQKVSDFYPKFKDGLGAKMTVGDLSSMASGLSWDEKYYSPFSIVTRAYFDDKLDEVILGLDVVEEPGTAFKYLSGATQLLAMVITKATGQTLSSYVSDKFWKPMGAANEALWQLDDPDGIEKAYCCIGSNARDFSRFGKLFLRNGNWNGKKLLDSTSVAKMVTPRFNQSPQYGYGWWLHNYLGKKMYYMRGHLGQFVIVIPEDAIIITRLGHLKGLQTSTDAHSNDFYVYVDEAYKMMGMMQPNEGQGNKKALK, encoded by the coding sequence ATGACATTTCTTAAAAAATTTCTGCTCTGGTTTGTTTTACTACTCTCCAGTATTATTATTCTAATGTATATTTTTGATGTAGATTACCTACTACGTGCCGTACGCACCATATACTTTAGAGGCGAAACCACCGCTTTTTTAGATGATTATAAAGAATTTCCCAACCGTACCATACCCAAAGGTACCGCACAACCATGGGCAGAACATACCGACTATAATAAAGTACAACCAACAGCCCGATTACAGGAAACCCACAAAGAACTTAAAACTGTAGCTTACCTTATTATTAAAAACGATAGTATATGGCACGAAAGCTATTATGATGGGTATGGTACCAATAGCAAATCCAACTCCTTTTCTATGGCAAAAAGCATTGTTTCGGCAGCTTTATTTAAAGCTATTGAAGAAGGTAAAATAAAAAGCCTCGACCAAAAAGTAAGCGATTTTTATCCGAAATTTAAAGATGGGTTGGGTGCTAAAATGACGGTAGGCGATTTATCGTCTATGGCATCAGGGTTAAGCTGGGACGAAAAGTATTATAGTCCGTTCTCCATTGTTACCCGTGCGTATTTTGATGACAAACTCGATGAAGTTATTTTGGGGCTTGACGTGGTAGAAGAACCTGGCACAGCATTTAAATACCTTAGTGGCGCCACACAATTGCTTGCTATGGTAATAACCAAAGCCACAGGGCAAACACTATCCAGTTACGTATCAGATAAATTCTGGAAGCCTATGGGTGCAGCTAACGAAGCCCTTTGGCAACTGGACGACCCCGATGGCATCGAAAAAGCCTACTGCTGTATTGGTAGCAATGCCCGCGATTTTTCGCGCTTTGGCAAACTGTTTTTGCGTAACGGTAACTGGAATGGTAAGAAATTGCTGGACAGTACATCGGTAGCTAAAATGGTAACACCACGCTTTAACCAGTCGCCACAATACGGCTATGGCTGGTGGCTACACAATTACCTCGGTAAAAAAATGTACTATATGCGCGGGCATTTAGGGCAGTTTGTAATTGTAATTCCTGAGGATGCTATTATTATTACCCGACTAGGGCATTTAAAAGGATTACAAACCAGTACCGATGCACATAGCAACGACTTTTATGTATATGTAGATGAAGCCTATAAAATGATGGGCATGATGCAACCCAATGAGGGACAAGGCAACAAAAAAGCATTAAAATAA
- a CDS encoding 3'-5' exonuclease — translation MLEKIRLDNILFLDIETVPEHPNFNALDDETKQLYDLKTQYQRRDGETPEEFYERAGIWAEFGKIVCLSVGYFTFKGDIRHFRVTSFFGDEPKILKDFNNLITNHFNQPQHILCGHNAKEFDFPYMARRMIINGIPLPNKLNLFGKKPWEVPHLDTMELWKFGDYKSFTSLKLLTKILGIPSPKGDIDGSQVGHVYYVEKDIDRIVTYCEKDVVAVAQVLLRFRREDLLIEDEIIHV, via the coding sequence ATGTTAGAAAAAATAAGGTTAGATAATATCCTCTTCTTAGATATAGAAACCGTGCCCGAACACCCTAACTTTAATGCGCTTGATGACGAAACAAAACAACTGTACGACCTAAAAACGCAATACCAGCGTAGGGATGGCGAAACACCCGAAGAGTTTTACGAGCGCGCAGGCATTTGGGCAGAATTTGGTAAAATAGTATGCCTATCGGTGGGGTATTTTACCTTTAAAGGCGATATCCGCCATTTTAGGGTAACCTCTTTTTTTGGCGATGAACCTAAAATATTAAAAGACTTTAACAACCTCATCACCAATCATTTTAACCAACCCCAGCACATTTTATGCGGTCACAATGCCAAAGAGTTTGATTTCCCGTATATGGCACGCCGCATGATAATTAATGGCATACCGCTACCCAACAAACTCAATTTGTTTGGTAAAAAACCATGGGAAGTACCCCACCTTGATACGATGGAATTATGGAAGTTTGGCGATTATAAAAGTTTTACCTCATTAAAATTACTCACTAAAATACTGGGCATACCCTCGCCCAAAGGCGATATAGACGGTAGCCAAGTAGGGCATGTATATTATGTAGAAAAAGACATTGACCGTATTGTAACCTATTGCGAAAAAGATGTAGTTGCTGTAGCACAAGTACTATTGCGCTTCCGCAGAGAAGATTTACTAATTGAGGACGAAATTATACACGTATAA
- a CDS encoding four helix bundle protein, which yields MERENIVVSKSIVFAIDIIAFCELLEKNKKFVVARQLLKSGTSIGANVHEAQNAESRADFIHKIKIAAKEVEETKYWLTLCEKAPSYPFDNMLKSKITELGLIIYKIVSSSKNNK from the coding sequence ATGGAACGAGAAAATATTGTAGTATCCAAATCAATTGTGTTTGCAATAGATATAATCGCTTTTTGCGAGCTTCTGGAAAAAAACAAGAAGTTTGTTGTAGCGAGGCAATTGTTAAAATCAGGAACAAGTATTGGTGCAAATGTGCATGAGGCGCAAAATGCAGAGAGTAGGGCTGATTTTATTCATAAAATTAAAATAGCCGCAAAGGAAGTTGAAGAAACAAAATACTGGTTAACGCTTTGTGAAAAAGCACCTAGTTATCCTTTTGATAATATGCTAAAATCTAAAATAACAGAACTTGGGTTAATTATATATAAAATAGTAAGTAGCAGCAAAAATAATAAGTAA
- a CDS encoding methylated-DNA--[protein]-cysteine S-methyltransferase, whose product MQEAYITTPLGTTIVKGNTEGITKISVLDDKMPASTTIPTELQQAVTELQEYFAGTRNNFTFKLNPQGTDFQKKVWQALLTIPYGTATSYQKLAIQLGDVKAIRAVAAANGKNPLWIVVPCHRVIGSDGSLTGYAGGIWRKKWLLEHENPPTQQSLF is encoded by the coding sequence ATGCAAGAAGCATACATTACAACACCTTTAGGTACTACTATAGTAAAAGGCAATACTGAAGGTATTACCAAAATATCGGTATTGGATGATAAAATGCCTGCAAGCACTACTATACCTACCGAGCTACAACAAGCCGTAACCGAACTGCAAGAATACTTTGCAGGAACACGCAACAACTTTACTTTTAAACTGAACCCACAAGGAACCGATTTCCAGAAAAAAGTATGGCAAGCGCTACTTACCATACCCTATGGAACCGCAACATCGTACCAAAAATTAGCAATACAATTAGGCGATGTAAAAGCCATACGCGCCGTAGCAGCTGCCAACGGTAAAAATCCGCTTTGGATAGTAGTACCCTGCCACCGCGTAATAGGGTCAGACGGTTCGCTTACAGGCTATGCAGGGGGTATTTGGCGCAAAAAGTGGCTCTTGGAACACGAGAATCCGCCTACACAGCAAAGCCTATTTTAA
- a CDS encoding penicillin-binding protein 1A, producing the protein MAATKKTNKAKGTTGFWKYIKIFWGIVLLGFVSVVLFFLMASWGAFGKMPTFEELENPESNVATQVISADGVTIGKFYLENRTPVKYSDLPQNLVDALVATEDERFFEHSGIDARGTLRAFANFGTDGGASTITQQLAKNLFHKRPSNLWGRIKQKAKEWVIATRLERQYTKQEIIAMYLNTVDFVNQAVGIRSAAKTYFNKEPKDLTVEESAVIVGMLKNPSLYNPARKSREEIVFNRRNTVLGQMVKNGVLKPELKQELVKKPVKLDFNPENHNEGIATYFREYLREFMKTWTKENPKSDGKEYNLYRDGLKIYVTIDSRMQEYAEQAVTEHLSNLQEEFFIKQEKNKNAPFVNISKQETERILDRAMKNSDRWRIMKNLGKSEDEIVKSFDVKTEMKVFTWQGDKDTIMTPMDSIRYYKHFLQTGVMSMNPQSGHVKAWVGGINHKHFKYDHVKQGARQVGSTFKPFLYATAIEQLRFSPCDSILDASYTIAKGRHDLERPWTPKNSNGKFEGMVTMKYALAHSINTVSAKLIDSVGPKAVVDLAHRLGVTANIDEQPAIALGAVELTVQEMVAAYSTFANKGMYIKPIVITRIEDKNGIELYHSIPQTKEVVNKEIAYAVIKLLQGVTDSGSGYRLKSTWKGRGYNRVTGHPYKLTNPIAGKTGTTQNQSDGWFMGMVPNLATGVWVGNEDRSAHFRSITYGQGATMALPIWGMYMKKCYADESLQVSKEEFERPEELSIRVDCNRKVEKDSLDLQNEKIDEYFTTF; encoded by the coding sequence ATGGCAGCAACAAAAAAAACGAACAAGGCAAAAGGCACTACAGGCTTCTGGAAGTACATAAAAATATTTTGGGGCATTGTTTTACTAGGTTTCGTATCGGTAGTGCTATTTTTTTTAATGGCATCTTGGGGTGCATTTGGTAAAATGCCAACGTTTGAGGAATTGGAAAATCCAGAATCGAATGTTGCTACCCAAGTCATATCTGCCGATGGTGTTACTATAGGCAAATTTTATTTAGAGAACCGTACACCCGTAAAATATTCTGATTTACCTCAGAATCTTGTAGACGCACTTGTGGCTACGGAAGATGAACGCTTTTTTGAACATTCGGGCATTGATGCACGTGGTACATTAAGAGCTTTTGCCAATTTTGGAACCGATGGTGGTGCAAGCACTATTACCCAGCAGTTAGCCAAAAACCTATTTCACAAAAGACCCAGCAACCTCTGGGGGCGTATAAAGCAAAAAGCAAAAGAATGGGTTATTGCTACCCGATTAGAGAGGCAGTACACCAAACAGGAAATTATAGCCATGTACCTAAATACTGTAGATTTTGTTAATCAGGCAGTAGGGATACGTTCGGCAGCAAAAACCTATTTTAATAAAGAACCCAAAGACCTTACGGTGGAAGAGTCGGCTGTAATTGTGGGGATGTTAAAAAATCCGTCGTTATATAATCCTGCCCGAAAATCGAGAGAAGAGATAGTATTTAACAGACGTAATACCGTGCTAGGGCAAATGGTGAAAAATGGTGTTTTAAAGCCAGAACTTAAACAAGAGCTAGTCAAAAAACCTGTAAAACTCGATTTTAACCCAGAAAACCATAACGAAGGGATAGCTACTTATTTTAGAGAGTACCTAAGAGAGTTCATGAAAACGTGGACTAAGGAAAACCCTAAAAGCGATGGTAAAGAATATAATTTGTACCGCGACGGACTTAAAATATACGTTACTATCGACTCGCGCATGCAAGAATATGCCGAACAAGCTGTAACAGAACATTTATCCAACCTACAGGAAGAGTTCTTTATCAAACAAGAAAAAAACAAAAATGCCCCATTTGTAAATATTTCAAAGCAAGAAACGGAACGTATATTGGACCGAGCCATGAAAAACTCCGACCGATGGAGAATCATGAAAAACCTAGGAAAATCAGAAGATGAAATCGTTAAATCGTTTGATGTAAAAACAGAAATGAAAGTTTTTACATGGCAAGGGGATAAAGATACCATAATGACGCCCATGGATTCTATCCGCTACTACAAACACTTTTTGCAAACTGGCGTAATGTCCATGAATCCGCAATCAGGGCACGTAAAAGCATGGGTAGGTGGTATAAATCATAAACACTTTAAGTACGACCACGTTAAACAAGGGGCAAGACAGGTAGGTTCAACCTTTAAGCCATTTTTGTATGCAACGGCTATAGAGCAATTGCGTTTTTCGCCCTGCGATTCCATACTCGATGCATCGTATACCATAGCAAAGGGGCGCCACGATTTAGAGCGACCTTGGACACCTAAAAACTCCAACGGTAAGTTTGAGGGTATGGTTACCATGAAATATGCATTGGCACACTCTATAAATACCGTTTCGGCAAAATTAATTGATAGTGTAGGACCAAAAGCAGTGGTAGACCTAGCCCATAGGCTTGGCGTTACTGCTAATATAGACGAACAACCCGCCATAGCACTTGGCGCGGTAGAACTAACGGTGCAAGAAATGGTAGCTGCCTACAGCACCTTTGCCAACAAGGGTATGTACATAAAACCCATAGTTATAACCCGTATAGAAGATAAAAATGGCATAGAGTTGTACCATAGCATTCCGCAAACCAAAGAGGTTGTAAATAAGGAAATTGCTTATGCTGTTATTAAGCTACTGCAAGGGGTAACCGATTCGGGTTCGGGCTATCGCCTAAAATCAACATGGAAAGGCAGGGGCTACAACCGCGTTACAGGGCATCCCTACAAATTAACTAATCCTATTGCAGGAAAAACAGGAACAACCCAAAACCAGTCCGATGGTTGGTTTATGGGCATGGTACCCAACCTTGCTACAGGTGTTTGGGTAGGTAACGAAGATCGTTCGGCACACTTTAGGAGTATTACCTACGGGCAGGGAGCTACTATGGCACTACCCATATGGGGTATGTACATGAAAAAATGTTATGCCGATGAATCCCTGCAAGTTTCTAAAGAAGAATTTGAACGCCCCGAAGAATTATCCATACGGGTAGACTGCAACAGGAAAGTAGAAAAGGACAGTCTTGATTTACAAAATGAAAAGATAGACGAGTACTTCACTACCTTTTAA
- a CDS encoding CoA transferase subunit A, which yields MINKTVQNVAEALHDIKDDMTIMLGGFGLCGIPENCINELVKKNITNLTCISNNAGVDDFGLGLLLQKKQIKKMISSYVGENAEFERQMLSGELEVELTPQGTLAEKCRAAQAGIPAFYTPAGYGTEVAEGKESREYNGKMHILEEAYKADFAIVKAWKGDEAGNLIFKGTARNFNSCMAGAATVTIAEVEELVPAGKLDPNQIHIPGILVTRIFKGEQYEKRIEQRTVRQR from the coding sequence ATGATTAATAAAACGGTGCAAAACGTTGCAGAGGCGTTGCACGATATAAAAGATGATATGACCATTATGCTTGGCGGGTTTGGTTTGTGTGGTATTCCTGAAAATTGCATCAACGAATTGGTTAAAAAAAACATTACCAACCTAACATGTATCTCCAATAATGCAGGTGTAGATGATTTTGGTTTGGGACTGTTGTTACAAAAAAAGCAGATTAAAAAAATGATATCGTCGTATGTTGGTGAAAATGCTGAATTTGAACGCCAAATGCTTAGTGGCGAGCTAGAAGTAGAGCTTACACCACAAGGTACACTTGCCGAGAAATGCCGTGCAGCACAAGCAGGCATACCCGCGTTTTATACGCCAGCAGGTTACGGTACCGAAGTTGCCGAAGGCAAAGAATCGCGCGAGTACAACGGTAAAATGCATATATTAGAAGAAGCCTATAAAGCCGACTTTGCTATTGTAAAAGCATGGAAAGGCGATGAGGCGGGAAACTTAATTTTTAAAGGTACAGCACGTAACTTTAACTCGTGTATGGCAGGTGCGGCTACCGTTACAATTGCCGAAGTAGAAGAGCTAGTGCCAGCAGGTAAGTTGGACCCCAACCAAATACACATACCAGGCATACTGGTAACCCGTATTTTTAAAGGAGAGCAGTACGAAAAGAGAATTGAGCAACGAACCGTTAGACAACGATAG
- a CDS encoding gliding motility lipoprotein GldH, whose amino-acid sequence MKIKSSLFVFGALLVLLCSCDDNYVFDDYKSFDGAWHKDTIVSFQFEQQDTTSLYNMFINLRNNNDYPYSNIFLIVAMQEPNNKTTIDTLEYEMAYPDGTLMGEGFTDFKESKLWYRENVKFPNQGSYKVSIQQAVREADKVIGVQELEGITEVGFRVETTEK is encoded by the coding sequence ATGAAGATAAAAAGTAGCCTTTTTGTTTTTGGAGCGTTACTAGTGCTGTTATGCTCTTGTGACGATAACTATGTGTTTGACGATTATAAGTCATTTGATGGTGCTTGGCATAAAGATACCATTGTTTCATTTCAGTTTGAGCAGCAAGACACCACATCGCTATACAATATGTTTATTAATTTAAGAAATAATAACGATTACCCGTATAGCAACATCTTTCTTATTGTAGCAATGCAAGAGCCCAATAATAAAACTACTATAGATACCTTAGAGTACGAAATGGCATACCCCGATGGTACGCTTATGGGCGAGGGGTTTACCGATTTTAAGGAGAGCAAACTTTGGTACAGAGAAAACGTAAAATTTCCCAATCAGGGGAGCTACAAAGTAAGCATCCAACAAGCCGTACGCGAAGCTGATAAAGTAATTGGCGTACAGGAGCTAGAGGGTATTACCGAAGTAGGTTTTAGGGTAGAGACAACAGAAAAATAG
- a CDS encoding DUF1573 domain-containing protein, whose amino-acid sequence MKSLKLSLFAFAGALLFAFNANAQAPAKVAANSATEKNMTPSKITWTKDTHNFGEIEKGTPVSHEFTFKNTTDQTILITKVKASCGCTATKYTKTPIKPGEMGSVTATYNARKDGSFNKSVTVTTNDTDARKILKIKGRVIAPEVEKPAAGSKQ is encoded by the coding sequence ATGAAATCATTAAAATTATCTTTATTCGCATTTGCTGGAGCACTTTTATTCGCATTCAACGCAAACGCGCAAGCACCTGCTAAAGTGGCTGCTAACAGTGCTACTGAAAAAAACATGACACCGTCTAAAATTACTTGGACTAAGGACACGCACAACTTTGGTGAAATTGAAAAAGGTACACCCGTATCGCACGAGTTTACCTTTAAAAACACTACAGACCAAACGATACTTATTACTAAAGTAAAAGCATCTTGTGGTTGTACGGCTACCAAATATACTAAAACGCCTATTAAGCCAGGCGAAATGGGATCGGTAACAGCAACGTACAATGCACGTAAAGACGGTAGCTTTAACAAAAGTGTTACGGTAACCACTAACGATACTGATGCAAGAAAAATACTTAAAATTAAAGGTAGGGTTATTGCTCCAGAGGTTGAAAAACCAGCAGCTGGATCAAAACAATAA
- a CDS encoding ABC transporter ATP-binding protein codes for MNNSLLHIDHVTISAKKEGQWIPIVKDANFVLNQNEILGIVGESGSGKSVTSLAVMGLLPKGILAITKGKIDFEGNDMATLSGKEVRKVRGNAISMIFQEPMSSLNPSLQCGYQVAEILKEHTDLSSKQIKTTVLSLFEKVKLPNPENIYNRYPHEISGGQKQRVMIAMAIACKPKVLIADEPTTALDVTVQKEIILLLKALQQETGMSIIFISHDLSLVSEIANRVLVMYKGEIVEQGTAEAVFNTPKHTYTKALISSRPSLDVRLKRLPTIQDYLTGTVNNIAVEPAQRKKEHEQLYSQPPLLEVMNVEKEYISSAGLFDKDVKFKAVDDVSFTIYEGETLGLVGESGCGKSTLGNAILQLDKPTGGKIVYRGTELTQLAPKQLRELRKEIQIIFQDPYSSLNPRLTVGSAIMEPMQVHKLYKNDKERKEKTLEILNRVGLGNEHFHRYPHEFSGGQRQRIGIARTIALQPKLIVCDESVSALDISVQAQVLNLLNELKENFGFTYIFISHDLAVVKYMSDQVLVMNKGKIEEMNEADALYENPKKEYTKKLIAAIPK; via the coding sequence ATGAATAATTCCCTACTCCATATCGACCACGTTACCATTTCGGCTAAAAAAGAAGGGCAATGGATACCTATTGTAAAAGATGCTAATTTTGTACTCAACCAAAACGAAATACTGGGCATTGTAGGCGAATCGGGTTCAGGTAAGTCCGTTACCTCATTAGCCGTTATGGGATTATTACCCAAGGGTATTTTAGCCATCACCAAAGGTAAGATTGATTTTGAGGGTAATGATATGGCTACACTTTCGGGAAAAGAAGTCCGCAAAGTACGGGGTAATGCCATTAGTATGATATTCCAAGAACCGATGAGTTCCTTAAACCCATCGTTACAATGTGGGTATCAGGTAGCCGAAATTCTAAAAGAACACACCGATTTATCATCAAAACAGATAAAAACTACCGTTTTATCGTTATTCGAAAAAGTAAAACTACCCAACCCCGAAAATATTTATAACCGTTATCCGCACGAAATATCAGGAGGGCAAAAACAACGGGTAATGATTGCTATGGCTATTGCCTGCAAACCCAAAGTACTTATTGCCGACGAACCTACCACCGCATTGGATGTTACGGTACAAAAAGAAATTATTTTACTGCTAAAAGCGCTACAGCAAGAAACGGGTATGAGTATAATTTTTATTTCGCACGATTTATCGTTAGTTTCCGAAATTGCCAATAGGGTATTGGTAATGTATAAAGGCGAAATTGTAGAGCAGGGTACTGCCGAAGCGGTTTTTAACACTCCCAAGCACACTTACACTAAGGCACTCATAAGTTCGCGCCCGTCGTTGGATGTGCGTTTGAAACGACTCCCTACCATACAAGATTATCTTACTGGCACTGTTAATAACATAGCTGTAGAGCCTGCACAACGCAAAAAAGAACACGAACAATTATACAGCCAACCTCCTTTACTGGAAGTGATGAATGTGGAGAAAGAATACATTTCGTCGGCAGGATTGTTTGATAAAGACGTAAAATTTAAAGCTGTTGATGATGTGAGCTTTACAATATACGAAGGGGAAACCTTAGGGCTGGTAGGCGAGTCGGGTTGTGGTAAATCGACATTAGGCAATGCCATACTACAACTGGATAAGCCTACAGGAGGTAAAATAGTCTATCGAGGTACTGAGCTTACACAACTAGCACCAAAACAACTGCGGGAACTCCGTAAAGAAATACAAATTATTTTTCAAGACCCTTATTCGTCACTCAACCCGCGTTTAACGGTAGGCAGTGCCATAATGGAGCCAATGCAGGTACACAAACTGTATAAAAACGATAAAGAACGAAAAGAGAAAACCCTAGAAATACTAAACCGTGTAGGGCTTGGTAATGAGCACTTCCACCGCTATCCGCATGAGTTTTCGGGTGGGCAAAGGCAGCGCATTGGTATTGCACGTACTATCGCTTTACAACCAAAGTTAATTGTATGCGACGAGTCGGTATCGGCACTGGATATATCCGTACAGGCACAAGTGCTTAATTTACTGAATGAGTTGAAAGAGAATTTTGGGTTTACGTATATATTTATATCGCATGACCTTGCGGTTGTTAAATATATGAGCGACCAAGTACTGGTTATGAATAAAGGTAAAATTGAGGAAATGAACGAGGCGGATGCGCTTTACGAAAACCCCAAAAAGGAGTACACTAAAAAATTAATTGCTGCTATACCAAAATAA
- a CDS encoding sensor histidine kinase, with product MKFNKLNIIVFVGLLAIIGVITMQLVMLKQAFMFERNEVADKIHFALQDVVNKIYRDNGSELPTASPIKKVADDYYVVNVNDVFEAKILEYYLKSEFQKVKLDIDYEYAIYDCASDEMMYGNYINAAGFEAENDIAKCENCFTKKEGLIYYFAIRFPHLHYNYSASLQQYWVYTGVLFLVLIIYVYSVFTLLKQKRYTELQKDFINNMTHEFKTPLSSILIASNYAVKQDVIEQNPKLNKYLKIIIEQSNKLNQHIERILNVAKADSDLMGLDKKEFNIVETLQLAKDNAELKYPATQITFTSSKDNYTVAADAFHFYNIVYNIIENAIKYSNDTPEVAIQITETAKCVDLQFTDNGSGIPPQHLEHVFDKFYRVPRENKKEIEGFGIGLFYVKKICELHGWKIKIENNTDKGITITIGIPKSSIL from the coding sequence TTGAAGTTTAATAAACTTAATATAATTGTATTTGTTGGCTTGCTTGCCATAATAGGCGTAATTACCATGCAGTTGGTAATGCTAAAACAAGCCTTTATGTTTGAGCGTAACGAAGTTGCCGATAAGATACATTTTGCCTTGCAGGATGTGGTAAACAAAATATACCGCGATAACGGTAGCGAGTTGCCTACAGCCAGCCCCATTAAAAAAGTGGCAGACGATTATTATGTAGTAAACGTGAATGATGTTTTTGAGGCCAAAATATTAGAGTATTACTTAAAAAGCGAATTCCAGAAAGTAAAACTGGATATTGATTATGAGTATGCCATATACGATTGTGCTTCGGATGAAATGATGTACGGTAACTATATTAACGCAGCAGGTTTTGAAGCGGAGAATGATATTGCCAAGTGCGAAAACTGTTTTACCAAAAAAGAAGGACTCATTTATTACTTTGCCATTCGGTTTCCGCACCTGCACTACAACTATAGTGCCTCCTTACAACAATATTGGGTGTACACGGGCGTACTGTTTTTAGTACTCATTATATATGTGTATTCGGTATTTACACTCTTAAAACAAAAACGCTACACCGAGTTGCAAAAGGATTTTATTAATAACATGACGCATGAGTTTAAAACACCATTATCGTCCATATTAATAGCATCAAATTACGCAGTTAAACAAGACGTTATTGAGCAAAACCCAAAACTTAATAAATACCTGAAAATTATAATAGAACAAAGCAATAAGCTCAACCAACATATAGAGCGTATACTAAATGTAGCCAAAGCTGATTCTGACCTTATGGGGTTGGATAAAAAAGAATTCAATATTGTTGAAACATTGCAATTAGCTAAAGACAATGCCGAACTAAAGTACCCCGCAACCCAAATAACTTTTACAAGTAGTAAAGATAATTACACCGTAGCTGCCGATGCCTTCCACTTTTACAACATCGTATACAACATTATAGAGAATGCTATAAAGTACAGCAACGATACCCCTGAAGTAGCCATACAAATTACAGAAACAGCTAAATGTGTCGATTTACAGTTTACCGATAATGGGTCGGGGATACCTCCGCAGCATTTAGAGCATGTTTTTGATAAATTTTACCGCGTACCCCGAGAAAACAAAAAAGAGATAGAAGGTTTTGGTATTGGGCTGTTTTACGTAAAGAAGATTTGCGAACTCCACGGATGGAAGATAAAAATAGAAAACAATACCGATAAAGGCATAACCATAACCATTGGCATACCCAAAAGCAGCATACTATGA